The following proteins come from a genomic window of Penaeus monodon isolate SGIC_2016 chromosome 22, NSTDA_Pmon_1, whole genome shotgun sequence:
- the LOC119586897 gene encoding glycine-rich cell wall structural protein 1-like isoform X2: MKLLVLSALVVAAYAAPQGYNLASPSGGGFSHGGGHSSGSGFSSGGGVSGGGFSGGGGISGGGFSSSGGISGGGFSSDGGISGVGFSSGGGVSGGGFSGGSSGGFGGGSGGHAGGCRDGEILHVDGSCVVPVITRNVFVYDAPEQSQQPSGPPPSVPPPRVDHNILFVRLPEGGAGPEPIIVPPPRQENIVYVLNKNDGAGGQRVIEVTAPPATNPEVYFVNYEEGENPTLPIGVDLETALNAAASAGGQVIGGTGGSGGFGGDGGFGVSGSGGFGGDGGFGGSGSGGFGSDGGFGGSGAGGFGGSGGNGGFGDAGGVSGGFGGVSGGSGGFRGSGAGSSGGFGGSESSAGSPSTLYSGP; encoded by the exons ATGAAGCTGTTG GTTCTCTCGGCACTCGTGGTCGCAGCTTACGCGGCACCTCAAGGTTACAATTTGGCCTCGCCATCGGGAGGTGGATTTTCCCATGGTGGAGGTCATTCATCTGGAAGTGGGTTCTCTA GTGGCGGCGGAGTCTCCGGTGGAGGATTCTCAGGTGGCGGTGGAATCTCTGGTGGAGGATTTTCAAGCAGCGGAGGAATCTCTGGCGGAGGATTTTCAAGTGATGGTGGAATCTCTGGTGTAGGATTCTCAAGTGGCGGTGGAGTGTCTGGTGGAGGTTTCTCCGGTGGAAGCAGCGGTGGATTTGGTGGTGGATCTGGAGGTCACGCTGGTGGGTGTCGTGATGGAGAGATCCTGCATGTGGATGGATCTTGCGTTGTTCCTGTAATCACaagaaatgtgtttgtgtatgatgctCCTGAACAATCTCAGCAACCAAGCGGTCCACCACCAAGTGTCCCACCACCAAGAGTAGACCATAACATTCTGTTCGTGCGTCTTCCTGAAGGAGGAGCAGGACCTGAACCCATCATTGTTCCTCCACCAAGGCAAGAGAACATCGTGTATGTCCTGAACAAGAACGACGGAGCAGGAGGCCAGCGAGTAATCGAGGTTACTGCTCCTCCAGCTACCAACCCCGAGGTTTACTTTGTCAACTACGAAGAGGGAGAGAACCCAACTCTTCCTATTGGCGTGGATCTTGAAACTGCTCTTAATGCTGCCGCTAGTGCTGGTGGTCAAGTGATCGGAGGCACTGGAGGATCAGGTGGCTTTGGAGGCGATGGAGGATTTGGCGTTAGTGGATCAGGTGGCTTTGGAGGCGATGGAGGATTTGGCGGTAGTGGATCAGGTGGGTTTGGAAGCGATGGAGGATTTGGCGGTAGTGGAGCAGGTGGTTTTGGCGGTAGTGGTGGAAATGGAGGATTCGGCGATGCAGGTGGAGTAAGTGGAGGTTTCGGTGGCGTAA
- the LOC119586897 gene encoding glycine-rich protein DOT1-like isoform X1 — protein sequence MKLLVLSALVVAAYAAPQGYNLASPSGGGFSHGGGHSSGSGFSSGGGVSGGGFSGGGGVSGGGFSGGGGISGGGFSSSGGISGGGFSSDGGISGVGFSSGGGVSGGGFSGGSSGGFGGGSGGHAGGCRDGEILHVDGSCVVPVITRNVFVYDAPEQSQQPSGPPPSVPPPRVDHNILFVRLPEGGAGPEPIIVPPPRQENIVYVLNKNDGAGGQRVIEVTAPPATNPEVYFVNYEEGENPTLPIGVDLETALNAAASAGGQVIGGTGGSGGFGGDGGFGVSGSGGFGGDGGFGGSGSGGFGSDGGFGGSGAGGFGGSGGNGGFGDAGGVSGGFGGVSGGSGGFRGSGAGSSGGFGGSESSAGSPSTLYSGP from the exons ATGAAGCTGTTG GTTCTCTCGGCACTCGTGGTCGCAGCTTACGCGGCACCTCAAGGTTACAATTTGGCCTCGCCATCGGGAGGTGGATTTTCCCATGGTGGAGGTCATTCATCTGGAAGTGGGTTCTCTAGTGGCGGCGGAGTCTCCGGTGGAGGATTCTCAGGTGGCGGCGGAGTCTCCGGTGGAGGATTCTCAGGTGGCGGTGGAATCTCTGGTGGAGGATTTTCAAGCAGCGGAGGAATCTCTGGCGGAGGATTTTCAAGTGATGGTGGAATCTCTGGTGTAGGATTCTCAAGTGGCGGTGGAGTGTCTGGTGGAGGTTTCTCCGGTGGAAGCAGCGGTGGATTTGGTGGTGGATCTGGAGGTCACGCTGGTGGGTGTCGTGATGGAGAGATCCTGCATGTGGATGGATCTTGCGTTGTTCCTGTAATCACaagaaatgtgtttgtgtatgatgctCCTGAACAATCTCAGCAACCAAGCGGTCCACCACCAAGTGTCCCACCACCAAGAGTAGACCATAACATTCTGTTCGTGCGTCTTCCTGAAGGAGGAGCAGGACCTGAACCCATCATTGTTCCTCCACCAAGGCAAGAGAACATCGTGTATGTCCTGAACAAGAACGACGGAGCAGGAGGCCAGCGAGTAATCGAGGTTACTGCTCCTCCAGCTACCAACCCCGAGGTTTACTTTGTCAACTACGAAGAGGGAGAGAACCCAACTCTTCCTATTGGCGTGGATCTTGAAACTGCTCTTAATGCTGCCGCTAGTGCTGGTGGTCAAGTGATCGGAGGCACTGGAGGATCAGGTGGCTTTGGAGGCGATGGAGGATTTGGCGTTAGTGGATCAGGTGGCTTTGGAGGCGATGGAGGATTTGGCGGTAGTGGATCAGGTGGGTTTGGAAGCGATGGAGGATTTGGCGGTAGTGGAGCAGGTGGTTTTGGCGGTAGTGGTGGAAATGGAGGATTCGGCGATGCAGGTGGAGTAAGTGGAGGTTTCGGTGGCGTAA
- the LOC119586898 gene encoding LOW QUALITY PROTEIN: glycine-rich cell wall structural protein 1-like (The sequence of the model RefSeq protein was modified relative to this genomic sequence to represent the inferred CDS: inserted 1 base in 1 codon), whose protein sequence is MKLLVLSALVVAAYAAPQGYNLASPSGGGFSHGGSHSSGSGFSSGGGFSSGGGVSGGGFSSGGGVSGGGFSSGGGISGGAFSSSGGISGGGFSSGGGGFSGGSSGGFGGGSGGHAGGCRDGEILHVDGSCVVPVITRNVFVYDAPEQSQQPSGPPPSVPPPRVDHNILFVRLPEGGAGPEPIIVPPPRQENIVYVLNKNDGAGGQRVIEVTAPPATNPEVYFVNYEEGENPTLPIGVDLETALNAAASAGGQVIGGAGGSGGFGGDGGFGGSGSGGFGGDGGFGGSGAXGFGGSSGSGGFGGAGGVSGGFGGVSGGSGGFSGSGAGSSGGFGGSGSSAGSPSTLYSGP, encoded by the exons ATGAAGCTCTTG GTCCTCTCGGCACTCGTGGTCGCAGCATACGCGGCACCCCAAGGCTATAATTTGGCTTCTCCATCTGGAGGTGGATTCTCCCATGGTGGAAGTCACTCATCTGGAAGTGGATTCTCTAGTGGTGGAGGATTCTCAAGTGGCGGTGGAGTCTCTGGTGGAGGATTCTCAAGTGGCGGTGGAGTCTCTGGTGGAGGATTTTCAAGTGGCGGAGGAATCTCTGGTGGAGCTTTCTCCAGCAGCGGCGGAATCTCAGGTGGAGGATTCTCAAGTGGCGGTGGAGGATTCTCCGGTGGAAGCAGCGGTGGATTTGGTGGTGGATCTGGAGGTCACGCTGGTGGGTGTCGTGATGGAGAGATCCTGCATGTAGATGGATCTTGTGTTGTTCCTGTAATCACaagaaatgtgtttgtgtatgatgctCCTGAACAATCTCAGCAACCAAGCGGTCCACCACCAAGTGTCCCACCACCAAGAGTAGACCATAACATTCTGTTCGTGCGTCTTCCTGAAGGAGGAGCAGGACCTGAACCCATCATTGTTCCTCCACCAAGGCAAGAGAACATCGTGTATGTCCTGAACAAGAACGACGGAGCAGGAGGCCAGCGAGTAATCGAGGTTACTGCTCCTCCAGCTACCAACCCCGAGGTTTACTTTGTCAACTACGAAGAGGGAGAGAACCCAACTCTTCCTATTGGTGTGGATCTTGAGACTGCTCTTAACGCTGCCGCTAGTGCTGGTGGTCAAGTGATCGGAGGCGCCGGAGGATCAGGTGGCTTTGGAGGCGATGGAGGATTTGGCGGAAGTGGATCAGGTGGCTTTGGAGGCGATGGAGGATTTGGCGGTAGTGGAG GTGGTTTTGGCGGCAGTAGTGGAAGTGGAGGATTCGGCGGTGCAGGTGGAGTAAGTGGAGGTTTCGGTGGCGTAAGTGGAGGAAGCGGAGGCTTTAGCGGAAGTGGAGCAGGAAGTAGTGGAGGATTTGGAGGAAGTGGAAGCAGTGCTGGTTCTCCATCCACTTTATATTCTGGCCCTTAA